The following nucleotide sequence is from Nocardioides daedukensis.
GCTCCTCATGAACGTGGAAGCGCTAGCGCAAAATGAGAACACGTTATAGTTTTACCACATGTACGTCGCCCTGACACCAGACCAGGAACGCCTCCGCGAAGAACTCCGAGGCTACTTCTCCGAGCTCGTCACACCCGAGCGTCGCGCCGCGCTGGCCATGGCCACCGGCGAGTTCGGCGACGCGCAGGTCTACAAGGAGGTCATCCGCCAGCTCGGCACGGACGGATGGCTGGGGATCGGCTGGCCCGAGGAGTACGGCGGCCAGGACCGGTCGATGATCGAGCAGCTGATCTTCACCGATGTCGCCGCAGTGGCCGGCGTACCGATCCCCTATCTCACGCTGAACACCGTGGGCCCGACGATCATGCGCTACGGCTCGGACGAGCAGAAGGAGTTCTTCCTCCCGAAGATCCTCGCCGGCGACCTGCACTTCTCGATCGGTTACTCCGAGCCGGGTTCGGGAACGGACCTGGCCTCGTTGAAGACCCGCGCGGTCCGCGAGGGCGACGAGTGGGTGATCAACGGCCAGAAGATGTGGACCTCGCTGATCCAGTACGCCGACTGGATCTGGATGGCCTGCCGCACCGACCCCGACCTGCCGCGCCACAAGGGACTCTCGATGATCCTGGTGCCGGCCGACGCACCGGGCTTCTCCTACACGCCGGTGCACACGGTGGCTGGCGTGCACACCAGTGCGACGTACTACGAGGACGTGCGCGTCCCGGTCACCAACCTGGTCGGCGAGCTCAACGGCGGCTGGAGCCTGATGACCAACCAGCTCAACCACGAGCGGGTCGCCCTCACCTCCTCCGCCGCGCTGGTCGAGTCCATCGAGCAGGTACGCCGGTGGGCCCAGGACACCAAGAAGGCCGACGGGTCCCGGGTGATCGACGCCGAGTGGGTGCAGATCCTGCTCGGCCGCGCACACGCCCGCACCGAGGCCCTGACCCTGGTCAACTGGAAGCTGGCCTCGAGCGTCGACTCGCTCTCGCCGGCCGATGCCTCCGCCACCAAGGTCTATGGTTCGGAGCTCGCCACCGAGGTCTACCGGGCCCTGATCGAGATCGTCGGGCCGCACGCCGGACTGACCAGCGACTCCCCCGGTGCCGTGCTGGCCGGGCGCCTCGAACGCTACTTCCGCTCCTCGCTGGTGATGACCTTCGGCGGCGGCACCAACGAGATCCAGCGCGACATCATCGGCTACGTGGCCCTCGGGCTGCCGGCAGCCCGACGCTGACCAGGCCGAGAGAACAGGACACACCATGGACTTCACCTTCACCCCCGAGCAGGAGGACGCGGCCGCACTCGCAGCCGGGATCCTCGCGGACAAGACCACCCCGGAGCGGATGCGCGCGGTCGAGAAGGCCGGCGACCGGTTCGACCGCGACCTGTGGCAGGCCCTCGGCGACGCCGGGCTGCTCTCCCTCGCCGTGCCCGAGGAGTACGACGGCGCCGGACTCGGCCTGATCGAGCTCAGCCGGGTGCTGATCGAGGTCGGCCGCAAGGTCGCCCCGGTCCCCCTGGCCACGCACGGACCGGCTGCCCTGGTGCTCGCCGAATTCGGCACCGACGCGCAGAAGCAGGAGTGGCTGCCCCGCGCAGCCACCGGCGAGGCCGTGCTGAGCACAGCCCTGACCGAAGAGCTCGAGCACCTGCCCGCCACCCCCGGCGTGACCCTGGTCGACGGCGTCCTCAACGGCACCAAGACCCTGGTCCGCGCGGGAACCGTGGCGGACCTGCTGCTGGTCACCGCGAGCACGCCCACCGGAACCGTGGTGGCGCTGGTCCGCCCCGGTGACCCGGGGGTCACCGTCTCGGCCCAGCGCACCAGTGACGGCGACACGACCGCCCTCGTCCAGCTCGACGGCGTACCCGTCGGCGCGGACCGGATCCTGGGCGAGGCCGACGGCGGTGCGGACGGCGGGGCCGCGACGCGCCTGGCCCAGGTGGCCACCGCCGCTGCCTGCGCCGAGCTGGCCGGGGTCGTCCACGGTGCGGTGCGGCTGACTGCCGACTATGCCAAGACCCGTGAGCAGTTCGGTCGCCCGATCGGCAGCTTCCAGGCTGTGGCCCAGCGTCTGGCCGACGGCTACATCGACAGTCTCTTCCAGGAGCTGACCCTGTGGCAGGCCGTCTGGCGGCTCACCGAGGGCCTGCCGACCACGACCGAGCTGGCGATCGCGAAGATGTGGGCGGCCGATGCGGCGCACAAGGTCGCGCACACCACCGTGCACGTCCACGGTGGCGTGGGCATCGACCTGGACGGTGAGGCGCACCGCTACTTCACGGCCGCCAAGCGGTTCGAGTTCTCCTTCGGGGGCACCACCGAGCAGTCGCTGGCCATCGGTCGGGCACTCGCCGCTCGATGACGTGACCCCGGTGGCTCGGAGCCAGCACGCCGATGGCAAGTCGTCGTCGCGTGGCTACCGTGGAGGCCATGGAGCCCAACGACGGTGACGCTGTCCTCGACCTCCCCTCACGCGCCGACTTCGATGCGTGGCTGGAGGCCCAGCCCGCGGCGACGCGTGCGGTCTGGGTGCGGACGGCGAAGAAGTCGTCAACCCTGGAGTCGATCACCGAGGACGAGATGGTCGACGTCGGCCTGTGCCACGGCTGGGTCTCCGCCGTACGCCGTCGCTGCGACGAGGACACCTACCTGCAGCGCTACACCCGCCGGACCAGGACCAGCAAGTGGTCCCGGATCAACATCGCCAAGGTCGAGCAGCTCACCGCCGCCGGTCTGATGCGTCCCGGCGGACTGGCCGAGGTGGCGGCCGCCAAGTCGGACGGACGCTGGGAGAACCCGTGGACCTGAGGGCCCTCAGCGCCAGGCAAAGGTTGGCTGCTCGAAGTCGACGACCGGCTCCGGGTTTCCCTCCAGCGCGAGCCACCTGAACTGCACCAGCACGGCACCTGTCGGTGCGTGGATCAGGTCGTTGCCCAGCGGCACCTGGACCACCGGCCGGTCACTCTCCGGGATGTCCACGAACCGCGGTGAGTCGGGCACCAGCAGGTTGTGCAGGCCGATCCGGTAGGCGGCGAGCACCTCGTCCGGGGACGGCGCGATGTCGAGTCGACCGCCACCCCACACCACCACCGGGGTGATCACATAGCCGGAGCGGGTCGGATAGTCGTCGAGCAACCCGAGCACCGCGTCGCGGCCCAGCTCGATGCCGATCTCCTCGTGGGTCTCCCGCAGTGCCGCGTCGACGGCGTCCTCACCCTCGTCGAGCCGGCCACCCGGTAGCGCCCACTGGGTGGCGTGTGCGCGCAGCCGGGCTGCTCGACGGCACAGCACGAAGGCGGCACCGCCGGCGACGTTCGCCATCCGGCCGTCAAGATCGCCCGCTCCGCCCGGGATCACCCGCATCGCGCCGTCCTCCCACGGGGACGGGTCGATCCGGTCCTCCCCCACCTGGGAGTCGACGACCAGGATGGCCACGGCGGCATGGCGTCGCCCCTCGACCGGGACCACCCGGCGCCGGTGTCCGGCGAGGTTGGTGCGGATCCGGTCACGCAGGGCGTCGTCGTAGGCCAAGGGAGTCACCCGGCCATTGTCGCCCGGCGTCTCACCAGCCCGGAGGCAGGTCCGTGAAGTCGGGCTGGCGCCCTTCGGCGAAGGCGGTCAGTGCCTCCAGGTTCGCCGGACCACCCATCAGCTCGACGAAGGCCGCGTTCTCGCGCTCACGGGCCGCGGCGATCGCGGCGCGGTGCGGCTCGGTCATCGTCCGCTTCACCGCGACCAGGCTGGAGATCGGCCGTGAGGCCAGCACCACGGCATGCCGGCGAGCGGTGGCCATCAGGTCCTCGGGTGCGCAGAGCTTCCAGACCAGGCCCATCGCGTGCGCTTCCTCGGCCTGGATCCACTCGGCCGAGAGCAGCATCCAGGCCGCGTCCTGACGGCCCACGAGCTGTGGGAAGAGCAGGCTCGATGCGGCCTCGGGGGCGACCCCGAGGCTGGTGAAGGGGCACTTCAGCTTGGCCGTGGTGGACATGAACGACAGGTCGGCGAAGCCCAGGATGGTCGCACCGATGCCCAGCCCCAGTCCGTTGACGGCAACCACCAGCGGCTTCGGGAAGTCGACCAACGCATCGAGCAGTCCGGGGAAACCGTGCTTGCCGCGCTGGAAGTCCGGATTGGTGGCGATCTGCTGCATCTCGAGCAGGTCGGTGCCGGCGCTGAACGC
It contains:
- a CDS encoding acyl-CoA dehydrogenase family protein, producing MYVALTPDQERLREELRGYFSELVTPERRAALAMATGEFGDAQVYKEVIRQLGTDGWLGIGWPEEYGGQDRSMIEQLIFTDVAAVAGVPIPYLTLNTVGPTIMRYGSDEQKEFFLPKILAGDLHFSIGYSEPGSGTDLASLKTRAVREGDEWVINGQKMWTSLIQYADWIWMACRTDPDLPRHKGLSMILVPADAPGFSYTPVHTVAGVHTSATYYEDVRVPVTNLVGELNGGWSLMTNQLNHERVALTSSAALVESIEQVRRWAQDTKKADGSRVIDAEWVQILLGRAHARTEALTLVNWKLASSVDSLSPADASATKVYGSELATEVYRALIEIVGPHAGLTSDSPGAVLAGRLERYFRSSLVMTFGGGTNEIQRDIIGYVALGLPAARR
- a CDS encoding acyl-CoA dehydrogenase family protein, which gives rise to MDFTFTPEQEDAAALAAGILADKTTPERMRAVEKAGDRFDRDLWQALGDAGLLSLAVPEEYDGAGLGLIELSRVLIEVGRKVAPVPLATHGPAALVLAEFGTDAQKQEWLPRAATGEAVLSTALTEELEHLPATPGVTLVDGVLNGTKTLVRAGTVADLLLVTASTPTGTVVALVRPGDPGVTVSAQRTSDGDTTALVQLDGVPVGADRILGEADGGADGGAATRLAQVATAAACAELAGVVHGAVRLTADYAKTREQFGRPIGSFQAVAQRLADGYIDSLFQELTLWQAVWRLTEGLPTTTELAIAKMWAADAAHKVAHTTVHVHGGVGIDLDGEAHRYFTAAKRFEFSFGGTTEQSLAIGRALAAR
- a CDS encoding YdeI/OmpD-associated family protein, with amino-acid sequence MEPNDGDAVLDLPSRADFDAWLEAQPAATRAVWVRTAKKSSTLESITEDEMVDVGLCHGWVSAVRRRCDEDTYLQRYTRRTRTSKWSRINIAKVEQLTAAGLMRPGGLAEVAAAKSDGRWENPWT
- a CDS encoding NUDIX domain-containing protein, whose amino-acid sequence is MTPLAYDDALRDRIRTNLAGHRRRVVPVEGRRHAAVAILVVDSQVGEDRIDPSPWEDGAMRVIPGGAGDLDGRMANVAGGAAFVLCRRAARLRAHATQWALPGGRLDEGEDAVDAALRETHEEIGIELGRDAVLGLLDDYPTRSGYVITPVVVWGGGRLDIAPSPDEVLAAYRIGLHNLLVPDSPRFVDIPESDRPVVQVPLGNDLIHAPTGAVLVQFRWLALEGNPEPVVDFEQPTFAWR
- a CDS encoding enoyl-CoA hydratase/isomerase family protein, producing MVLRVEDANRVRTLTLARAEALNAFNEELYDALADALLDAAADSSVAVVLLTGEGRAFSAGTDLLEMQQIATNPDFQRGKHGFPGLLDALVDFPKPLVVAVNGLGLGIGATILGFADLSFMSTTAKLKCPFTSLGVAPEAASSLLFPQLVGRQDAAWMLLSAEWIQAEEAHAMGLVWKLCAPEDLMATARRHAVVLASRPISSLVAVKRTMTEPHRAAIAAARERENAAFVELMGGPANLEALTAFAEGRQPDFTDLPPGW